A genomic window from Litoreibacter janthinus includes:
- a CDS encoding UDP-N-acetylmuramoyl-tripeptide--D-alanyl-D-alanine ligase: protein MTLWTSEDAVDATGGTSAVAWQANGVSIDTRTLEAGDMFVALKDVRDGHDFVAQALANGAACALVSRIPDGVPADAPLLVVDDVLSGLEALGHAARARTKAKVIGVTGSVGKTSTKEMLRTALTGQGEVHAAEKSYNNHWGVPLTLARMPKNSDFAVIEIGMNHPGEISPLAKMARPHVAMITIVAPAHLEAFASVEDIAREKAAIFDGLERGGVAIINADLPTSDLLRSLAPHNCQTFGETERADWRLLEATSGDASTVCRASHAGDILLFKLGAPGRHFAMNGLACLAAAHAAGADLGRAAVALSDWAPPSGRGQRRFIHLDAAMPEQGIDLFDDAYNANPASVGAALDVLASATPPAAAGRRVAILGDMKELGETQDALHAGFATHPAMAEIQQVHCVGPLMRHLYEALPEAKQGLWAATSAELAGSPLALVRAGDVVMAKGSLSMKMALIVDAITNLGQSVADN, encoded by the coding sequence ATGACACTCTGGACATCTGAAGACGCAGTTGACGCGACCGGAGGAACATCTGCCGTTGCATGGCAGGCCAACGGCGTCTCCATCGACACGCGGACATTGGAGGCGGGCGACATGTTCGTGGCCCTCAAAGACGTGCGCGACGGGCATGATTTCGTGGCACAGGCCCTTGCGAACGGTGCTGCCTGCGCGCTGGTGTCCCGCATCCCCGACGGCGTGCCTGCCGACGCACCTCTGCTTGTTGTCGACGATGTTTTGTCGGGTCTAGAGGCTCTGGGCCATGCGGCGCGCGCGCGGACCAAGGCGAAGGTGATCGGCGTCACGGGGTCCGTCGGAAAAACCTCGACCAAAGAGATGTTGCGCACCGCGCTGACCGGCCAAGGCGAAGTTCATGCGGCAGAGAAAAGCTATAACAACCATTGGGGCGTGCCTCTGACGCTTGCGAGGATGCCCAAGAATAGCGACTTCGCGGTGATCGAAATCGGCATGAACCATCCCGGCGAAATCTCTCCGCTGGCCAAAATGGCACGCCCGCATGTGGCGATGATCACGATCGTCGCCCCCGCGCATCTGGAAGCCTTCGCCTCGGTCGAAGATATCGCCCGCGAGAAGGCCGCCATATTCGACGGCCTAGAACGCGGCGGGGTTGCCATCATCAACGCAGACCTGCCCACCAGCGATCTTCTGCGCAGCTTGGCCCCGCATAATTGCCAAACCTTTGGCGAGACTGAAAGGGCGGACTGGCGACTACTCGAGGCGACGTCCGGCGATGCGTCGACCGTATGCCGCGCCAGCCACGCCGGTGATATATTGCTGTTCAAACTCGGCGCGCCGGGGCGGCATTTCGCAATGAACGGGCTGGCCTGTTTGGCTGCGGCGCATGCGGCGGGTGCTGATTTGGGCCGTGCTGCGGTCGCGCTTAGTGACTGGGCCCCGCCTTCAGGCCGCGGCCAGCGCCGGTTTATCCATCTCGACGCCGCGATGCCCGAACAAGGAATTGATTTGTTCGATGACGCATACAACGCCAATCCGGCTTCTGTCGGGGCAGCGCTTGATGTGCTCGCCTCAGCCACGCCACCCGCCGCTGCGGGCCGTCGTGTCGCGATTCTCGGTGACATGAAGGAGTTGGGCGAGACGCAAGACGCACTGCATGCGGGCTTTGCCACCCACCCTGCCATGGCAGAGATCCAGCAAGTTCATTGCGTCGGCCCCCTGATGCGCCACCTTTACGAGGCGTTGCCGGAAGCCAAACAGGGCCTTTGGGCCGCCACAAGTGCCGAGCTTGCAGGCAGCCCCTTGGCGCTGGTTCGGGCAGGGGATGTGGTCATGGCAAAGGGATCTTTGTCGATGAAAATGGCACTGATCGTTGACGCCATCACAAATTTGGGTCAATCCGTAGCCGATAACTAA
- a CDS encoding UDP-N-acetylmuramoyl-L-alanyl-D-glutamate--2,6-diaminopimelate ligase: protein MARTRASLNELGLTAQGGAEAEVTGLSVDSRFVKPGHLFAALPGTKFHGAEFIQYALRMDAGAILTDPVGAAIAEDELAASNAALIVTEDPRQALAYAAALWYGAQPGTMVAVTGTNGKTSVASFTRQIWLELGLEAVNFGTAGVEGVFTAPMTHTTPEPITLHKLLAEMAGHGVTHAAMEASSHGLEQRRLDGVHLIAAAFTNFTQDHLDYHATFQDYFNAKAGLFRRVLAQDGVAVINMDDPKGADMAAIANERGHRLLRVGTTDNCDLQLLGQRFDATGQDLRFSFGGEVHQARLDLIGGFQASNVMVAAGLAIGAGAKPAEVFQTLPMLTTVRGRMQKAATRSNGAAVFVDYAHTPDALATALKAMRPHVMGRLVVVFGAGGDRDTGKRPLMGAAARDNADVVFVTDDNPRSEDPASIRAAIMEAVPSATEVGDRAEAILRGVDALGPGDTLLIAGKGHETGQTVGDDVLPFDDVEQASVAVAALEGRL, encoded by the coding sequence ATGGCACGCACACGCGCAAGCCTGAATGAATTAGGGCTGACCGCCCAAGGTGGGGCGGAGGCCGAGGTAACAGGGCTGTCCGTGGACAGTCGTTTCGTTAAGCCTGGACACCTATTCGCCGCATTGCCGGGCACCAAATTCCACGGTGCGGAGTTCATCCAATACGCTCTGCGTATGGATGCAGGTGCGATCCTGACGGACCCTGTAGGCGCTGCAATTGCCGAGGACGAGCTTGCCGCCTCGAATGCGGCTTTGATCGTGACCGAAGACCCCCGTCAGGCCTTGGCCTACGCTGCCGCGCTTTGGTATGGCGCGCAGCCAGGCACCATGGTCGCAGTGACAGGAACCAACGGGAAGACCTCTGTCGCCAGCTTTACCCGTCAAATCTGGCTGGAGCTTGGGTTGGAGGCCGTCAACTTCGGCACCGCAGGCGTCGAGGGGGTGTTTACCGCCCCCATGACCCATACCACGCCGGAGCCGATCACTCTTCACAAGCTGTTGGCCGAGATGGCGGGCCACGGAGTAACCCATGCCGCGATGGAAGCGTCTTCTCACGGGTTGGAGCAACGCCGCCTTGATGGTGTCCACCTGATCGCCGCCGCTTTCACAAACTTCACCCAAGATCACCTCGACTACCACGCCACCTTCCAAGACTATTTCAACGCCAAGGCGGGTCTGTTCCGCCGGGTGTTGGCGCAGGACGGGGTGGCGGTGATCAACATGGATGACCCGAAGGGTGCAGACATGGCGGCCATTGCCAACGAGCGTGGGCACCGCCTGCTGCGCGTGGGCACGACTGACAATTGCGATCTGCAACTGCTTGGTCAACGCTTCGATGCAACCGGTCAGGACCTGCGCTTTTCCTTCGGCGGCGAGGTCCATCAAGCCCGCCTTGACCTGATCGGCGGCTTCCAAGCCTCCAACGTGATGGTCGCGGCTGGCTTAGCCATCGGCGCAGGCGCGAAGCCTGCCGAGGTGTTCCAAACGCTGCCGATGCTGACCACAGTACGCGGCCGAATGCAGAAGGCTGCGACCCGCTCCAATGGCGCTGCGGTCTTCGTCGATTATGCCCACACGCCTGACGCGCTGGCCACCGCTCTCAAGGCCATGCGACCGCACGTGATGGGCCGCCTTGTGGTGGTCTTCGGAGCAGGGGGCGACCGCGACACTGGCAAACGCCCGTTGATGGGGGCCGCCGCGCGTGACAACGCCGATGTGGTTTTCGTGACCGACGACAACCCGCGCTCCGAAGATCCCGCCTCCATACGCGCCGCAATCATGGAGGCGGTCCCAAGTGCGACCGAAGTGGGCGACCGCGCAGAAGCCATCCTGCGCGGCGTGGACGCGCTTGGGCCAGGTGACACGCTTTTGATTGCGGGCAAAGGTCATGAGACAGGCCAGACGGTGGGCGACGATGTCTTGCCTTTTGACGATGTAGAACAAGCAAGCGTAGCAGTCGCCGCGCTGGAGGGGCGGTTATGA
- a CDS encoding Gfo/Idh/MocA family protein, with the protein MSPKLNVLIAGTGFAGQGHAEAFRGAGANVVGIVGRTQSVVSEVATKMAIPDAGTNWQDALTSCQPDIVSIATPGGAHYEPIKQAIEYGCHVFCDKPMTDSGDTAAELYQLAQRNGVKTAYAASFRYAPSVLHAKQLVAEGAIGEPVEVECISHFNLEREIPFGWSHRKEDGGGRLNNNFTHTLSIVASVVGDKILRVIGEVRDDLGRAPIVEGVHNFTTRRDFIPKDLSDPALKWGQSNVEWSYTVLTQMQSPFAEKPVSVLFKHGGLVPRFHEDHIVFYGTKGAIYIKGHYGSGQLYLWSASKAWEEQPLPHNIAAAVPKIAGETQQCWHYLAREFVKDIQGEEVDPYPTFKEGSEYQQLIDVIRKNDNWTELP; encoded by the coding sequence ATGAGTCCCAAGTTGAACGTCTTGATTGCAGGGACTGGTTTTGCAGGGCAGGGTCATGCCGAAGCGTTTCGCGGTGCAGGCGCCAATGTTGTCGGAATTGTCGGTCGCACTCAAAGCGTTGTCAGCGAAGTGGCCACCAAAATGGCGATCCCCGACGCGGGCACCAACTGGCAAGACGCACTGACAAGCTGCCAGCCCGACATCGTCTCGATTGCTACGCCGGGCGGCGCGCATTACGAGCCCATCAAACAAGCCATTGAATACGGCTGCCATGTGTTCTGCGACAAGCCAATGACCGATAGCGGTGACACGGCGGCAGAACTCTATCAGCTTGCGCAGCGCAACGGCGTCAAGACGGCCTATGCCGCAAGCTTCCGTTATGCGCCCAGCGTGTTGCATGCCAAACAATTGGTGGCCGAAGGCGCTATCGGAGAACCTGTCGAGGTCGAGTGCATTTCGCATTTCAACCTAGAGCGGGAGATCCCGTTCGGCTGGTCTCACCGCAAAGAAGACGGCGGCGGCCGTCTTAATAACAACTTCACCCATACGCTCTCGATCGTGGCCTCCGTGGTCGGAGACAAGATCCTCAGGGTCATTGGAGAGGTGCGCGATGACCTCGGCCGCGCCCCTATCGTTGAAGGCGTGCACAACTTCACCACGCGGCGTGATTTCATTCCCAAAGATCTCAGTGATCCGGCCCTGAAATGGGGGCAGAGCAATGTTGAGTGGTCTTACACGGTGCTCACACAGATGCAGAGCCCATTCGCCGAAAAGCCGGTGTCTGTGCTGTTCAAGCATGGCGGGCTGGTGCCGCGCTTTCACGAGGATCACATCGTCTTTTACGGCACGAAGGGCGCGATCTACATCAAAGGTCACTATGGCAGCGGGCAGCTGTATCTTTGGAGCGCGAGCAAGGCGTGGGAAGAGCAACCTCTACCGCACAACATCGCCGCAGCGGTTCCGAAGATTGCTGGCGAGACACAGCAATGCTGGCACTATCTCGCACGCGAATTCGTAAAGGACATCCAAGGCGAAGAGGTGGACCCTTACCCGACTTTCAAGGAAGGGAGCGAGTACCAGCAGCTCATCGACGTAATCCGAAAGAACGACAACTGGACCGAGCTGCCTTAG
- the manD gene encoding D-mannonate dehydratase ManD → MKITDAKVFVGGPGKNYVTLKIMTDQGVYGLGDATLNNRETLPAAYLQDYLIPNLIGMDPRNSEDIWQFLYRGAYFRRGPIAMAAFGAIDMALWDIKGKLANMPLYQLFGGKSRDGAMVYAHATGADLEDLMDSISFYVEQGYKAVRVQCGIPGMPTASYAVPEQKGGGQNYITDFSGIRPKVEVWDTDRYMRYMPGALAQIRDRFGPDLRILHDVHHRLLPREAAEFAKAVEPVGLYWLEDPTPAEDQDALRFLRQHSTVPIAIGEVFNSIWDCNKLIENELIDFIRVAVTYAGGITPVKRIVDLAGLHSVRTGFHGAPSHSPLCMAAQAHLNAWAPNFGIQEYLVLGTPECDALFPSDHRMENGMVYVSDAPGLGVDFDENEAARYSYKPGSHPVVRLEDGTLWNY, encoded by the coding sequence ATGAAGATCACAGACGCGAAAGTCTTTGTTGGCGGCCCCGGCAAGAATTATGTCACGCTGAAGATCATGACCGATCAGGGTGTCTACGGTCTAGGCGACGCCACTCTCAATAATCGCGAAACATTGCCCGCCGCATATTTGCAAGACTACCTGATCCCGAACCTCATCGGGATGGACCCGCGCAACAGCGAAGACATCTGGCAATTTCTCTATCGCGGGGCCTATTTCCGGCGTGGCCCAATCGCCATGGCGGCATTCGGGGCCATCGACATGGCGCTGTGGGACATCAAGGGCAAGCTCGCCAACATGCCGCTCTATCAACTGTTCGGCGGCAAAAGCCGTGACGGTGCGATGGTCTACGCCCATGCCACAGGGGCCGATCTGGAAGACCTGATGGACTCGATCTCGTTCTATGTCGAGCAGGGCTACAAAGCCGTCAGGGTACAATGCGGCATCCCCGGCATGCCAACCGCCAGCTACGCAGTGCCCGAGCAAAAAGGCGGTGGTCAGAACTACATCACCGACTTCTCTGGCATCCGTCCCAAGGTCGAGGTCTGGGACACCGACCGATACATGCGATACATGCCGGGCGCGCTGGCGCAAATTCGCGACCGGTTCGGCCCAGATCTTCGGATTTTGCACGATGTCCATCACCGTCTGCTGCCACGCGAGGCCGCTGAGTTTGCCAAAGCCGTCGAGCCAGTTGGCCTGTATTGGCTTGAGGATCCAACACCAGCCGAAGATCAGGACGCGCTGCGGTTCCTGCGCCAACACTCCACCGTGCCCATCGCCATAGGCGAAGTGTTCAATTCGATCTGGGACTGCAACAAATTGATCGAGAACGAACTGATCGACTTCATCCGCGTCGCGGTCACCTATGCGGGCGGCATCACCCCCGTCAAACGCATCGTCGATCTGGCGGGTCTTCATAGCGTGCGCACAGGGTTTCATGGCGCTCCAAGCCACTCGCCCCTGTGTATGGCGGCGCAGGCCCATCTGAATGCTTGGGCCCCCAACTTCGGCATTCAGGAATATCTGGTGCTGGGCACGCCCGAATGTGACGCGTTGTTCCCATCGGATCATCGGATGGAAAACGGCATGGTCTACGTCAGCGATGCGCCGGGCTTGGGCGTCGACTTCGACGAAAACGAGGCTGCGCGTTACAGCTACAAACCCGGCAGCCACCCAGTCGTTCGATTGGAAGACGGAACGCTCTGGAACTACTGA
- a CDS encoding D-2-hydroxyacid dehydrogenase: MSRPPQISDVVTNVEYEAPLYARMCEVFGDAKVTRITPGNPEALRQALEHAEVAVLQELLPAEDIRGSRLKWVHITHSGMDRVASPVILDRGIRLSSSAGYSVEALAEHALFFMLSLAYRSKDLFEAQRKSSWEKAGRQHLRSLYKQSVGIVGLGHIGKALAVRCDAMGMHVLGYRRSDEAAPQGVHELYSQVRGDSLKSMLAQCDYVVLAVPLTNESHNMIGAEELAQMKPTAHLVNVARGAVVDEPALIHALQTGQIAGAGLDVFVTEPLPAESPFWQMPNVIVTPHTSAREPDRDDRAVDLIAENHRRFLAGEQLLNELTRDNVYTP, from the coding sequence ATGTCGCGTCCACCCCAGATTTCTGACGTCGTAACCAATGTGGAATACGAAGCCCCGCTCTATGCGCGGATGTGCGAGGTGTTTGGCGACGCTAAGGTCACTCGCATCACCCCCGGCAATCCAGAGGCACTTCGGCAGGCCCTCGAGCACGCAGAAGTCGCGGTTTTGCAGGAATTGCTGCCCGCCGAGGACATCCGCGGTAGCCGCCTGAAATGGGTTCACATCACCCATTCAGGGATGGACCGCGTCGCGAGTCCAGTCATTCTCGACCGTGGCATTCGGTTGTCGAGCTCGGCTGGTTATTCGGTGGAAGCGCTTGCGGAGCACGCATTGTTCTTCATGCTTTCGTTGGCCTACCGCTCAAAGGACCTCTTTGAGGCGCAACGCAAATCCTCTTGGGAAAAGGCGGGGCGGCAGCATTTACGTAGTCTCTACAAGCAGTCGGTAGGGATCGTGGGGTTGGGTCATATTGGCAAAGCGCTGGCGGTGCGCTGCGATGCAATGGGGATGCACGTTCTGGGATATCGTCGTAGCGACGAAGCCGCACCGCAAGGCGTCCACGAGCTTTACAGTCAGGTCAGGGGCGACAGCCTCAAAAGCATGTTGGCGCAATGTGACTATGTCGTCTTGGCCGTGCCTCTAACCAATGAAAGCCACAACATGATCGGGGCAGAGGAACTCGCGCAGATGAAACCCACCGCGCATCTGGTGAACGTCGCCCGTGGTGCAGTTGTCGACGAGCCAGCATTAATTCATGCGCTGCAAACGGGTCAGATTGCGGGCGCCGGTCTGGACGTCTTTGTGACTGAGCCACTGCCCGCAGAAAGTCCGTTCTGGCAGATGCCGAATGTCATTGTCACGCCACACACCTCGGCACGCGAACCCGACCGAGACGACAGGGCTGTCGATTTGATTGCAGAAAACCACCGGAGGTTTCTGGCAGGTGAGCAACTGCTCAACGAATTGACGCGGGACAATGTATATACGCCATAA
- the mraY gene encoding phospho-N-acetylmuramoyl-pentapeptide-transferase — MLYWLTAFSDGGDFFNLFRYITFRAGGAFFTALIFGFLFGRPLINLLKRKQRNGQPIRDDGPESHLITKQGTPTMGGVLILGALILSTLLWARLDNGFVWIVLAVTMGFGAIGFVDDYAKVTSNSHAGLSARIRLIIGFIIAGIAGYFATIMHPDALVNQLALPVFKDTLVNLGFMFIPFAMFVIVGAANSVNLTDGLDGLAIMPVMIAAATLGVIAYAVGRVDFTEYLGLHYVPGTGELLIFMAGLIGGGLGFLWYNAPPAAVFMGDTGSLALGGALGTIAVLTKHELVMGIVGGLFVVETLSVIIQVLYFKKTGKRVFLMAPIHHHFEKKGWAEPQIVIRFWIISLILAMIGLATLKVR, encoded by the coding sequence ATGTTGTATTGGCTCACCGCGTTCTCAGATGGCGGCGATTTCTTTAACCTGTTTCGCTACATCACTTTTCGGGCGGGGGGAGCATTCTTCACAGCGCTGATTTTCGGATTCCTTTTTGGCCGCCCGCTGATCAATTTGCTCAAACGCAAGCAGCGTAATGGCCAGCCAATCCGTGATGACGGGCCCGAAAGCCACCTGATCACCAAGCAGGGCACGCCGACTATGGGCGGGGTCCTGATCCTCGGGGCTTTGATCTTGTCGACGCTGCTCTGGGCGCGGCTGGATAATGGCTTTGTCTGGATCGTTCTCGCTGTGACGATGGGCTTCGGCGCAATCGGCTTCGTCGATGACTACGCAAAGGTGACATCAAACTCTCACGCAGGTCTGTCTGCCCGCATCCGCCTGATTATAGGCTTCATTATTGCAGGCATCGCGGGCTATTTCGCGACGATCATGCACCCTGACGCGTTGGTAAACCAACTGGCGCTGCCCGTTTTCAAGGACACGCTGGTCAATCTTGGTTTCATGTTCATCCCCTTCGCGATGTTCGTGATCGTGGGGGCGGCCAATTCCGTGAACCTGACCGACGGTCTGGATGGCCTCGCCATCATGCCTGTGATGATCGCCGCCGCAACGTTGGGCGTGATCGCCTACGCCGTGGGCCGCGTCGACTTTACCGAATATCTGGGCTTGCACTACGTCCCTGGCACCGGAGAGTTGTTGATCTTTATGGCAGGTCTCATCGGTGGCGGGCTTGGTTTCCTTTGGTACAACGCGCCCCCGGCGGCGGTCTTCATGGGCGACACTGGCTCTCTTGCCTTGGGCGGCGCGCTTGGCACCATCGCAGTTTTGACCAAGCACGAGCTGGTCATGGGCATCGTCGGCGGTCTGTTCGTGGTCGAAACCCTCTCGGTCATCATCCAAGTTCTCTACTTCAAAAAGACCGGCAAGCGGGTCTTCCTGATGGCCCCGATCCACCACCACTTTGAGAAAAAGGGCTGGGCAGAGCCGCAGATCGTGATCCGCTTCTGGATCATCTCGCTGATCCTCGCGATGATCGGCTTGGCGACCCTGAAAGTTCGCTAA
- a CDS encoding DUF1428 domain-containing protein, which translates to MSYIQGLLIPVPLKNKDAYCTMAELAAPIFKDYGAIRIVEAWGDDVPDGKVTDFKRAVKAEADETVVFSWIEWPDKQTYETAAKKMETDPRWAEMPDMPFDGKRMMWAGFAPILDTKS; encoded by the coding sequence ATGAGCTATATTCAAGGACTTCTCATTCCTGTTCCGCTGAAGAACAAGGACGCCTATTGCACAATGGCAGAGCTCGCCGCGCCGATATTCAAAGACTACGGCGCGATCAGGATCGTCGAAGCGTGGGGAGACGATGTTCCGGACGGCAAAGTGACCGACTTCAAACGGGCGGTTAAGGCAGAGGCCGATGAAACGGTCGTGTTCTCCTGGATTGAGTGGCCGGACAAGCAAACCTACGAAACCGCCGCGAAAAAGATGGAAACTGACCCGCGTTGGGCAGAAATGCCTGACATGCCGTTTGATGGGAAACGCATGATGTGGGCCGGGTTCGCGCCGATACTGGACACGAAGAGCTAG
- the murD gene encoding UDP-N-acetylmuramoyl-L-alanine--D-glutamate ligase: MIPVQGYSGATVAVLGLGRSGLSAARALREGGADVVVWDDNEKARDAATAEGFTTRELAKGGAFDGVATLIVSPGIPHLYPEPNKVVRAAWDAGVAVDNDISLFFRSFATSEWDNFERIPKIIAVTGSNGKSTTSALIHHILTHAQRPTQLAGNIGRGVLDMDPAIDGEVVVLELSSYQTDLARALTPDVAVFTNLSPDHLDRHHGMGGYFAAKRRLFSEGGPDRCVIGVDEDEGQYLANQMAGSAIDDRVIRISSGRKLAGDGWNVFAKKGFLAEWRKGKQMASIDLRGVAGLPGAHNHQNACAAYAACRTVGLAPRVIEAAFHSFGGLPHRSQLVGEKDGVKFVNDSKATNVDSAAKALQAFSNIRWICGGLEKEGGLGGLLPHLGGVTKAYVIGREAASFAMQLGDLPHEVCTDMATAVARAAADAQKGDTVLLAPAAASFDQYDSFEKRGDDFIAQVKSL; encoded by the coding sequence ATGATACCGGTTCAAGGCTATTCCGGTGCAACAGTCGCCGTTCTGGGGCTTGGTCGCTCCGGCCTGTCCGCTGCCCGTGCGCTGCGCGAAGGCGGGGCCGATGTGGTTGTTTGGGATGACAACGAAAAGGCCCGTGACGCGGCAACAGCCGAAGGATTTACCACCCGCGAGCTTGCCAAAGGCGGCGCATTTGATGGGGTAGCAACACTCATCGTTTCGCCCGGTATTCCGCATCTTTATCCCGAACCCAACAAGGTGGTCCGCGCCGCATGGGACGCGGGCGTCGCGGTGGACAACGACATCTCATTGTTTTTCCGCTCCTTCGCCACGTCTGAATGGGACAACTTCGAGCGTATCCCGAAGATCATTGCCGTAACCGGATCGAACGGCAAATCCACGACCTCCGCTCTGATCCACCACATTTTGACGCACGCCCAACGCCCCACCCAGCTTGCGGGCAATATCGGTCGCGGTGTGCTGGACATGGATCCGGCAATCGACGGTGAAGTTGTCGTGCTGGAGCTGTCCAGCTACCAAACCGATCTTGCGCGGGCGCTTACGCCTGATGTGGCTGTATTTACCAACCTGTCACCCGACCATCTGGATCGCCACCATGGCATGGGCGGGTATTTCGCAGCCAAACGCCGGCTGTTCTCCGAGGGCGGTCCCGACCGCTGCGTCATCGGCGTGGACGAGGATGAAGGGCAGTATTTGGCCAACCAGATGGCTGGCAGCGCCATCGATGATCGCGTGATCCGTATTTCAAGCGGGCGTAAGCTTGCGGGTGACGGCTGGAATGTGTTTGCCAAGAAGGGATTTCTTGCGGAATGGCGCAAAGGCAAGCAAATGGCGTCGATTGATCTGCGCGGAGTTGCAGGGCTTCCGGGGGCACATAACCACCAGAACGCCTGTGCTGCCTATGCCGCTTGCCGCACTGTAGGCCTTGCCCCACGGGTGATCGAGGCCGCGTTCCATAGCTTCGGCGGCTTGCCACATCGCTCCCAGCTGGTGGGCGAGAAGGACGGGGTGAAATTCGTCAACGACAGCAAGGCCACCAATGTCGACAGCGCCGCCAAGGCGTTGCAGGCGTTCAGCAACATCCGCTGGATCTGCGGCGGCCTTGAAAAAGAAGGCGGCTTGGGCGGCCTGCTGCCCCACTTGGGCGGCGTAACCAAAGCCTATGTCATCGGCCGCGAGGCTGCGAGTTTCGCCATGCAATTGGGCGATCTGCCCCATGAGGTATGTACCGACATGGCCACTGCCGTTGCCCGCGCCGCCGCTGATGCCCAGAAAGGCGATACAGTCCTGCTGGCTCCCGCCGCGGCGAGTTTCGACCAGTATGACAGCTTCGAAAAACGCGGCGATGACTTTATCGCTCAGGTTAAGTCGCTGTAA